The Carassius gibelio isolate Cgi1373 ecotype wild population from Czech Republic chromosome B11, carGib1.2-hapl.c, whole genome shotgun sequence genomic sequence AAGGTTTTCAAGGTTTTTAACCTCAGTATTTATGACTACTCACTCAACTTCTAATTGAAAATATATACTGAAAGCTTAAATGGAGAACACAAGGGTAATTGTTGTACACATTACAACAAATTCCTTGTTTTGGGGGAAATCTACTCCTTTTCTGATTCACAACAGACATGTAAATTGGGATTACAGCTAAACTCCTCCACATACTTCGTATTCTCTGGAAGACAGGTTAACATGCTTACTATATTAAGGAATGCCGTTTCTCCAAACTGTGTAGACACTTGACAAAGACTGAAACCCAAAGCAAAAGATGACTACGTACAATGGGGCTCTGTAACGACCACCACGTTCCTTGCTCCTGGACCGGCTGCGCCGTCTCTCCCTGCTGCGGCTGCGCTTCCGTTCTTTGCTGCGGCTCCTTCTGCGGTCATGACTCCTCTTGCGATCGTGACTCCTGCTTCTCTTCCTTTCCCGACTGCGACTTCTGCTGCGACTTTTGCTCTTCTTTTTCCTTGCGATTCAAAAGAATTCAAGTTTAGTAAGTGTAACATTAAGGAAGACTTTTACAAGACACAAAATTCAACAAAAGGGTTCAACAAAACATACTTCTTACTCCGCTCCTCGTGGCCATTGGTACTTAAGGACTTGCTGTCATCCTAAGCAGGGTCGATAGAAGACAGCATGAGGAGGACGGCGATACATTTCAAGTCGTAAGGATAAAGAAGGGATGGGAACAAAAGAGAATATGATATGATCATTAAATAGGAGTTCATTACAGGGTTTGAGTGGGAGGTCGAAAAATACAAGGGGGACCTTTAGAAAGAAACCAACCACATGGCTGCCAATGTCGTTCTTTTTTTACAAGTGCTTGCATTACTTGTGTAAGATGGTCAAATATTCAAGTTCTAGTACTATGCTGGGTGTGTAAAATAGCATTGCTTTTTTAGACActttaatcattcattcattaagcAGCCCAACATGTTCAGTACCAAGGCTATCTGAGCCTAAGACCCAAAGTGGAAACGCTAGCAGCCAGCCACTAAACGAGCTCCAGTGGTGGATGCCATTCCAGTGATCTTCACCCCATTTGCCTTCGTGGATAGAAAGAGCTCGATGCCACCTCAGTCACACATCTCGCCCTGAAGCAAACAGGGATTCACACGGCTTAGTAATAGCGACTCCCACAGACCATCTAAAGTTGTGTTTTTCTTTAGTAGTTGTTAAAAGGCTAGATTATTTATAAGAGAAATATATTTTACGGTGAACGTTATGACATTATATGCTGAGCCCCATCATTTCCAGTTTGTAAAACCGCAGAACAACCAttcataaatacttttaaatctCAGCAGCATGCATAAATACTTTTTTCTCCAAAAGAGATGACATTCACAGTATGATTAACGTTAAGATTAAGATTATTTTCAAAGTGATGAATGGGGAATAAAGAGAGACTGtggattttcttgtgtttgtcAACTCCAGGACTTCTGCACTGGGGACATTTTAAGTGGTTTCCTACcatatatttatactgtaaaacATGCAATCTAGTTCTAACTATTTAGAAAGTAAACTTcctgatgataaaaaaaatatgaagctaAGAATATCATGCATACAATAACATGAATACAGTCTCCACAGAGTTTATACCAGCTCTTATGTGCACCCACTGCATTTAATCTTGCGGTACCTATGTATAATTTTGTATTTCAACCAAGGGTACCACAGTACATCAATATATCGGGCAATTACTACCTTCATTTTTTTGACAGTTCACACTGGAATTCATGGTAGTAGAGGTGAGATATAGGCAAGTCTACAAAAAGAGATAGATGGGCAATTTATTCATTGAAACCACTATGACAGAAACATTCAAGTTATTGATCTGACAATAAAGACTTAAGAGAAAACACGACTGGTTAGCATATTCAAATGAAAGCTATACAGATTCCTGACCGAGTTCATTTATTTGCATAAACACCCACCTTTTTATATGGAGCCTCCAGCATTGCTTCAATGTCAAAATCATCggccatgttgttgttgttgatctgCAGACGAGGAAAGCGTTATATTaagtgacattttaatgtttaatctaaaCACAGAAACCTTATTCTGAAATTACAAGACATATTTGTCTAAACTGTGTCCCAAAATAACCCTTTAATCTCGGACTGTAACGTACATATCCGACTTGTGGACATGCGTGACTGGACGCGTCACGAAACGAACGTTAGCATCCTGGCTAACGTTAACCGTTTTTCTCACGCACTATCGCGAACCGTCTTTCTATAGATCATATTTTGAACAGCTCTACACAGCACGAGCATATATCACAGAATTATAGGTAGAGTTGGATATTATACATCCACACATTTCGCATTATCAGCAGAGAATCGTAATGCTTGCTTTGTTAGCACATTAACGTTAGCTTACTGGCTAAAGTCGTTTCGTCTAGCTGAACAACCCACCTTAAACGtcgtaaatataataatttaatatcaatATGATTCTCATATGATACATAATAAATTTATATTGGTCAAACTattcttataaataaatacaaacagtaAGTAGCCATTAGCCTTTCGTTCTTACGTCAGACACTGCGGCCTACAAAGCTTTACAATCCCGACTCCACAAACGAACGGTAAAACCCGGGTCTACTGTCCACTTCTGCTGCCGCTGCAACCCCAGAAGATTAAATCGATTCCACACAAACCTAAAAAACACAATTGTATTAAGCCAAAACTTAGTTTTTTGAACTAATACTAATCACAGTTCGTGTGTTGCGGTTACAAATGACAAGCTAACCGGCGGCAAAGAACCACTGCGCATGCACATACCGTTATTGTTGAATTAGAGGAAACGCGCGAAACTGTCCACCAGAGGGAACTCGTGTCACACACACTGACAACAGAAGTGTGACACGCacaattaaaacactttaaaactgtCCTTTTCATTTTAATCCTCTGGTATTGTTCTGGTATTGTTTCCTAGTCACACTCGCGTTTTTCTCTGTCAAAATAGACCGGGAGACCACGATCGTAtaatatatataggcctacatatatttaatatatgcacaatattaaattacacaaaattttagTTCAGAattgaataaaatgtaacaaaaacgaACAAGACTGCTAGATCAGAACctcttatttaatttatttcacaagTTCTTAAATCTTTGCTCTGTGATACAATGTGTGTTGAATGGGTGTCTATTTTTCTGTTTtgcacatagatagatagatagatagatagatagatagatagatagatagatagatagatagacagaactTCTATATAAGTgcctaaataatatataatacatcacacacacacacacacacaaatgtacatatatatatatatatatatatatatcctatttaAACAAGTTTGCTAATTATTAACtatgatgttttttattattatcattttttttaaaaccattaaagAGCACATTATGGAATAATCTTTTCCTGTCTCAAGGCTTTAAGTCAGAGTCACTCAGCTGACTGCTGAGACCACATTACAGTCAAATACACTATGAGAAGTAGGCTTATACAAAGTAAAATACTCATGAACAAATTCATTacttatctattttattttttgatgtgtaaaaaaaaaatatatatatgaccccACATTTTTCTTGGTTTAATCTAATTCTTTCCGTTGATCTTGCCACAGCTTGCTTGCTGTTCTGGTGGCTGCCAACTTTCCGTAATTAGCTCTCTCACTCCCTGCGCTCACAGTGAGCCAGAGTGCAGCCAAATGTAAATCTCTCCAGAGGCTTTCCACAGCATGAACATGACACACATCTGGAGGATGCCAGATACTTGACACGTTACAAGAACCAGTCAGTGCGACCAGTGCAGGACCATTCGTCTTTTTTGTATTGTTCAGTTTTTCCTTTCTGcactccccctctctctctttccctgttGTGTTAGCTTTTAACTGCATGGCTCTGGTGAATGCACTCCCTTAAATCTCATTTCAGACACTGATTTTAGAAATTTGGAGAAAACTTTCACTTGTTACAAAAGGAAGAAACAGCCTTGCATGCATTTCCACCACAAAAATACCTGCTGGGTATGTGCAGAAGTTAATTGTTACTTTGTAAAACAGCTTGGAAGATGAATCATAGTTCAAAGCAGTTTAGAGAAAGGCACATCTGAACTGAAGACGGCACCATGTGTTGGGCAGttccaacatttttcaaatgataactatgtACATGACCATGGGGGAAAAATCCTATTAAATGTACAGAAAGTCAACAAAAGCTGTTTATTTGCGTGCAATCTGCATGTACATGTGTGTAGGCTGTATTAGCTGGGGGAAAGGTTGAGTGTGTAGTGAAGAATTCTTTCCATTACCCTGACCGAATCAATGCACTGAGCTCCCAGCCGGAACACCACTTCCCCTCCTCCACTCCAGTGGTGACAAGAGGGCCAGTGGAAATAGCTGACCCAGGCACAGCACACTGGCTGGCCTAATTGCAGATCTGGCCCCCTGCTTCTTTTACTGATGTTGGACAGTGGTTGCCCCAGCACATGTCCTCCCTATGCGGATAAATATTCAAACACATGGAAACAGGAGCAACCATTGCAACAATACATATCCAATGGGTTGTTAAAGGAACAattccccaaaaatgaaaatatgcttaaaatgttCTCACATTCAGGTCATTCAAGgtaaagatgagtttgttttttcatcggAACGGATTTTAGCATGACATCACTTCATGTCTAACCAatagatcatctgcagtgaatgggtgccgtcagaatgagaggccaaaaacctgttaaaaatattacaataatccacattcGAATCCAGGCCATCATTTAACATATTTTCAGGTAAAAAGCTgcattattagaatgtttttatCAGTTCTGATTCTGATGGCAcctgatccactggtgagcaaatgatgtaatgctacatttctccaaatctgttctaaagatactcatctacatcttggatggcttgaggttCAGTATGTTTacaggtaattttcatttttactggatgaactattccttttaaggAAAAAATAGAAATTCCGTCATCGTgtattcaccttcatgttgttccaaacctgcttttattcttctgtggagcacaaaagaagacattcacCCTAGCTGACTTTCATTGTGGAACCTAAAAGTTATtaccattattataaaaaaaaaaaaaaaaatagtgttctGCAAAAAGAAGAAAATGCAAGACAGGTTCAGAACTTTAggctgaataaattatgacaattaaaCTATGTAAACTATGCCAGGGGTAtgtgtcaaaataataataataattataataataacagcaattttgCAGTTAGAGGAATTTCTTTTGGAAGATGGACACAAATCTAGTCTAAGAGTAAACTTTTCATTGGTGACCCTTAACTGAGAGTGTAACTTTATATATGAGGGTTTAATCAGAATCTGGGAAAGCCACTGAAAACAAACTTGACCTTGACGTTTTTACAGTTGCATTCTTGGACATTTTGAGGGCTGGCTTTTGGATATGCAGAACTTGTCTATATCTACTGTTTTTGTAGTTGAAGATGTTAAGAATACAAATAGCACCATGCAATCAAtgaggcataatggtttttagtCGCATTGCCTTTAGGTTTGGAATATATTTGACCTTATGTATGACCCATACAACAAACATCCtctaaaaattagcattttagagaGTAATCTTCCTAATAGCTTTAAATGGAGCACTAAACTTAAATGGACTGACCGTGGCATTTCATCGTAGTCCTTTAGGAACATCATTTCAGTGATTGGATTTCAGTGATTGTTTCCATATTGTTGTAGAAAAGCCCTCAAAGCCATTCGACTGTATCTGAGAACAAGGACGATACAGGATTGTTCAGGACAGCATCCATTTTGATCTGGATATCTGAACAAATCTTTTTAGAAGTAATAGCAGCAGGTTCATGGTGAGGTCATGGAACACGAGCAAAATACTTCCGTTATGAACAGCAGTGCACCTTATGgatcattttaaacaatttaaatcttTGAAAAGTATGAAGTATGGAAGACCTAcaacaatgaaataaaacaactctTGTGTTCTTCTGAAAGAAAGACTGGGTGGGAAAAAAACAGAAACTCAGTTCAGATttggatttaataataaaaaaaaacattgaaagttATATCTGCATTCATGCAAAGCATAATTGTATTTACATATTTCAaaccatttattattatacacatttttggaaataaatatttacaaaccaACAACATTAAGTTGTACAAAAAACATTTCTCCTCCATGTCCAGTGCCAACAAAgtagacaaaaatacatttagagaATTAGcctataaaccattatttttgttgttattccGGCAAAAATAGctgatacatttataatgtttactgaccaaattcattttcaaataaactaAACTGTAACCGGCTTATGGAGGATATTCacatgccctttttttttttttaaatgatgattgacattcatattatttttttgctttaacagAATAcacttgtaagaaaaaaaaaagattggttcTAGCTCTCTCTCTACTTTAACGTTTCCACTGGGCTGGGCTTTTCTCATGGCTAATTTCTTTCAGTGCATACAAAATTGGTGAAAAAGGTGAAATTATCATCTTTAAGGAAAACATATAAAcaactataaataataaatattgcttGTTAATTAATTATATTGCCTACTCAGTTTGTCAAATAAGGCAAACATTGataaaatgttcaatataaaaCAAAGTCCACTTAATTGGTGATATATAGTAATAAACCTTTGATTTAATTCAAACATCTATCAAAAATGTGATCTATGGGATAAGATTAAAAACAATGAGCAAAACCTCAAGATCTGCAGGGGAGTCAATAAACAGGTTGTTAATGctagattttgaaaaaaaaagaaaagaaaaaaaaagtgaattaatgTCCAATTATAAAAGAAGTCTTATCAGAAAGACAAATCCTCTTTTGccttaagaaaaacaaaaacacaaagaaaccCAGAGCTGAAGGACTGAGAGTGATCTGTGGCTTCACAGCACTGCAAGGTCATGACAGGACTTGGAGCGCACTTTCAGGGCCATCTTCTTGTTGTTCTTGGCTACAAGTCGATCTAGGAAGCGTCTGGCTTTCTTGGTGATGCTCTCTTTTCGCTTGTAGATGGAGCGTCTGTGCTCATTGATCTCTTTGCTGTCTTGCCGCAGTCGGATCTGCCTCACAATGCCCTCAAAGAGCTCGTGAACGTTGTGGTGCAGAGAGGCAGAGGTTTCTATGAACTTGCAGTCAAATACCACCGCACAAGCCCGACCCTCTGCCACAGAAGACCAGGATTGTGTAAAACCAAACCCGTCACAAGGCTTTGAAGGCTTATGCATCTGCACCATGTCAAACAATTGTGCATTCATGAGTTAGACTGTGATATaccctaccattcaaaagtttggtgtaagATTTTGAAGTGTTTTCAAAAGAAGTTTCTAATGCTCAGGATATTTTgtggcatttatttgattaaaaatacactaaaactgtagtattgaatttaaatgaacttttatatttcagtatattaaaatgtaattccttcctgtgatggcaaagctgaattactccagtcttcagtgtcacactatacttcaaaaatcattctaatatgcttatttggtgctcaagaaacatttttttttattgttatgtgAAAACACTTGTGATGCTTTgggaacatttttttttggaaacagttatacattttattcagggttctttgatgaataaatattttaattgcttattaaaattattaatttcttcaaattCTTTTCTAAAAAAATGTCCTTATACCAAACCAAacttttaatggtagtgtataacATCCCACTATGATCTGTCTGTGGGAATGATACAAATCAAAACTCTTCTCACCTTCCACTGCCACCTCTCGAGATCGCACCAAGTCACTTTTGTTGCCCACAAGGATGATGGGAATGTTTTCAGCCTGCCGGATGCGACGCAACTGGATTCGTAACTCTGATGCGCTCTCAAAGCTGCTGCGGTCGGTGATGGAGTAAACGATGATGTAAGCATTGCCCACCTGCATGCAGTAATCCTGCACCAACTTCTCATCTCCCTCCTTGGGAATCAAAAAAGTGGTCAAACAATTTAAAGGAATACTTTACAAAAAATGTAAGTTCATTGTTTATGCAACCTAATGTagttcaaaaaaaagaaaaaaattcaaaacatacACAAggctttcaagcttcataaaCAAAAGTATCTTAATAGTAGTCAATACTCACGTCATATTTTCTACACTAACAATgctaaaggtttggggtcagtactttCTTGAAacacttttgttcagcaaggatgaattaaattgatcgaaataacagtatatacataaaaaatgttataaaagttaatatatgcccccccccccccaaaaaaaaatagcTGCATAACTTTTTCAATGAACATAAGATCTTCTTATGATAATAACGCCcttctttagcaccaaatcagcctattagaatgatttctgaaggatcatgtgacactagagactagagtaatggatgctgaaaatcttgctttgcatcacagttatacattttatattttttcaaatatattgcaATAGAAGACAATtactttacaaacattttttttttttttgaatagccAGGGCACTTATTAAACTTCCATGTTGCTCTTTGTTGTCATTTTATAGTCCTCATTCCTTATGTAAGGAAAAAATTGatgttttacagaagaaagcaagtcaaAGGTAGGAGGTTTGGATTttgaatgacataagggtgagtaaatagtgacagatttttgtttcaggacgaactatccctttaaacaagtATGCATTTACTGAGAGatgaaaaacaaaccaaaaaagttGTGCATTGTAAGATGTTTCCCCCCCTGTAATCTGTAAGTACAGAATAATTTATCTCTGTAAACAATTCTTGAGTCCAGAAAAGCCTTGTTGCCAGACAGACCTCACAGAGGAGAGTCGTCGATAGCGGTGTAATTAGGCCCCAGAGCGATCAGTGTACTTGGCTGTGTGGTCAGCAGCAGGGGCCAGCTCTATGTTGCTTGCTCATTGCAGGGCATTGCTCAGTGGAGTTTAGCCACTGGCAGCAAGTGGCCACGTTTTTTTCCACAACACTGCATGAAGGACATTATAGCCCTGTAGGTGATAAATGTGTCTGCAAAGCACAGACTCGTGGCAGCCTTTAGAGTAGGTTACTGAGGCGAATATATTGAATCATTGATATATGTTGTTTGCATACCTGTGTTTCTGTTTCCGATGAGTCCATCACAACTAGGGTCGTCTCCTCCCCATCGACCGTGAGGGTTCTCTCATATGTATCCTCTATAGAAACATGCACACTACTTTCAGTTGATTGGCCGCAAAACACCAATGACATCAATCTGACATCCAAAACAGCATTGCTATACAAACAGCTAGGTCAATGACACTGACAAACATTCTTTGTACTCATTCTCTGCATTAACATGAACAAtcacattcattttattaattctgtGGCAGACAGTCACAAagatttaataataaagaaatagacTTATTCTTAAATTCAAGTAATTTGGCATAATCtactatttaaatgtgtattttagctataaaagtatataaaagcaTTTCACTGCATATTACTAAATAAAACTTTTGTTAGCAAATCAAAGATATGTGATCcaccaaacagaaaaaaagattaaattagaaactaaaaaaacaacaacataaattaCCCCTGATGAGACTGcccaaaaacataatttattacattttgtttaaatatataatttttttcttggaAATTATAGATTTAAGTGTGCACACAATGTATTAGGAAATTATAACATCATTGctctttaaagtaatttttaaagtaCTTTCCCTTTCTTTATCAAGAATTGACCaaacttttaaaaaacaacatATCTGCTGCTTTTAATCAGTGATACTTTTGAACAGTGCTTTATTACAATAACAAGTGTGAAAAATGCATGTGAAGTGGAAGAGTGGAAAAATCACTGAGCTGTGTCTGATAAACTGATCGCGCAGCTAGTTTGACAAGAAGTTATAACACACTTTGCTCCAGTCTAGGTTGATACTGACCTTGTCTCATTTTTCCACATTTACTCTGTCACTTTTCGAGACCTACATGATGTACAGCTCTTAAGGACGGACTTGGCCATGAAACATGTGAATTCACGATAAAGAATAACAGTGTCCTTAATCAACTTCAATGCCTCATGTCAGCTAACATCTAAATGTTAAGACCAAATCTGAAATATAATCCAGACATGCCCTACAGAGAAGAGTATCCTCAACTGTCTACGAGGCTAGTGCACATTTCATCTTTACAAATATGATAGCATCACGTTGATCTTTTTAATACTCTTCAATCTAATTAATGCaattataaagcattaaaaacgaCTATATCActctctatctatctacagtatctatctatctatctatctatctatctatctatctatctatctatctatctatctatctatctatctatctatctatcgttaaAGTTAATTTGTAAATAAGAAGTTTGATTTGTAAAAGTTATTTGTAAttgtagaatgatttctgaagactggcactgtagactggagtaataggaatatattccattttaaaatatatgaacttggaaaatattttaaactgtagtaATAATTCTcaatatgatttatatattaatGAACCGTTCATAAGCATTGAAGGTTTGCCAAAAAACAATAAACTCATTCATCTAAATGTGTAAAGgagattttatattataaaacatttattttattaagcatgcagTGTAGCCAACTAATGTCTCCACTGATACAAGAATCAATATACACACATCAGTCTGTCAATGACATGATTATTTACAGGACAGTGTTTTGCTCAGGTCAAAGCCAACACAGCCGAGACATAAGGTCATATGCTGTTAGACAAAAAACAACATGTGGGTCAACAGATTGCCCTTCAAAGCAGCTCATTTACTGCATAGTTCAGTGCATTGGGGAGACACATAAATCTGTGTGCTTAATATTTAAACTGGGAGGTTTATACATGGGTCTTTGATGGAACAGTTTCATCCCAGTCAAAAAAGACTGTCTCACACTTTTGGGACACCAAAGATGGACAAGATTGGACAAATGGGACAGACCACAATGGTGTTGACTTTAAATCAGCCATTTGCTGTCCGGTTATAAGTAATGACCATATTtcagcaaaataaagtgaaatgatTCTACATTTTTTGTATAAAAGTATAATGTTTAAACTGCTGCAAAGTTTAAAATCTGTGCTTTAAGGAATAAAACAGGCAACAATGTTCTAGATAACAGCTGCAAATCAAAAGTACTGTATGTACTGTTTGCTCTGACCGATGTTTTATTCAATATCACCATACAATTAAAGTTTCAGGATCAATCTTGACACGTGACAATTTGAGAGTGCAATCAATCAGGCAGACCTAACAGTTTAGTCAAGGTTATTTTAGGCCCTACAGTGCCATGAGTTTTTACAGTAGTGTATCAATGCTATATTTACTGTAAAACAGTACCGAACATAaataatcatctgaatcaactcaGCTGATCTGAAACGTAGACATGAACAAAT encodes the following:
- the LOC127968433 gene encoding GTP-binding protein REM 1-like; this encodes MTLNTQKEGKEPLRRRASTPIPSSRQGGKGVRDPSADPYHPPLAQSASYHPGDKSIHSRANWSSDSDSDSSGAECLYRVVLLGDHGVGKSSLANIFAGIQEKDAHKHIGEDTYERTLTVDGEETTLVVMDSSETETQEGDEKLVQDYCMQVGNAYIIVYSITDRSSFESASELRIQLRRIRQAENIPIILVGNKSDLVRSREVAVEEGRACAVVFDCKFIETSASLHHNVHELFEGIVRQIRLRQDSKEINEHRRSIYKRKESITKKARRFLDRLVAKNNKKMALKVRSKSCHDLAVL